Part of the Salvelinus fontinalis isolate EN_2023a chromosome 1, ASM2944872v1, whole genome shotgun sequence genome is shown below.
TTTCCCACTCTGTGTGGAGAAGAAGAACTGGTAGACTCCTTTGACAGGAGCCTGGAACACCCCGGTCCTCTGGTTGAAGGCTCGCCCAACGTTCACAAGGACAGTCCTGTACTTGATGCGGTTCACCTTGCCTGAGATGGGCCCGGGATAGGAGGCAAAGAAGTGGACTTTTCTCTTCAGGGCTGGAGGAGAGGAAATGACCAGAGATCAGCATGGACATTTGGAAATGTATTTTGATTGTGTTAATTCAAAATGTTTTATGACTACTCACGTCTTGGCTTCTTCTTACACCTCCAGTTTATATTGTCTCGACTTACACAGGTCTCGCTTTTCCTGCACTTTCCACACACAATGGTGTTGATATCTGaccggggcggggggggggggggggggtgtcacatGTTCAAATTGTAAAACACTCATAAACTACGACAATGGGAGTTCTAGCTATACATATTGTGTCCGTTTCCCAGACACAAATTATAGCCTAGTCCTGCCCTAAAAGTCGTTTTTAATGGTGAATCTCGATTGAAAATGCTTTTAGTCTAGGACTACACTtagtctgtgtctgggaaactggctcACAAAGACCAATCTTACCTGCACAGTAGGCCAGGTGACATGTCGTCGGTTTGGTTAACTTATAGACGTAATAATTGCCCTGGCACTTCTTCACTTTGATGGGTGTGGACTTGAAAGCACAGCAGTTCTTGTTCCAGTGGCCGCAGACCTTGCGGGTGACGATCCCTTCCCTCCTCTTCGGGTGAGGCCCGGCCAGCCACAGGGGGGCGTGGGTGCCACACTTGTTCATGGGCACACACCTCTCGGGCATCTGCAGACTGTTGCCCTTGTAGAACAGGCGGTACCAGCCTCGCCACTTGACGTTGCGGTCACACATCTTGTTCTTGATGCTGGTGTTAGTGGCCCTCCAGGGCTGGTCCAGGACGGTGTAGCGGAAGCAGGGATCAAAGGGTCGCGTGGAGTCTTCTTCCTCTGATGACCGCACAATGTCCTCCTCTCCATGGTTTGGGGGGTAAACAAGAGAAGTGCTGCCTACCAGAGATATCACATAGACAAAGACCAGACAGGAAAGGAATAATAGACCAGTTATGCTCACACTAAAGCTAGTCATATGGATATCTTGTCAAGGATTATAATGATGATCAAATTTTACTTATCAACAATAATGAAATCTACTGCAGTAAATGTCAGACAGGTATACTACATAACAAGCTGCACAAATGATCTTCATAAAAAAGTTATAGAAATGTAATTGTGTGTAAAGGACTTAAAAATCATATAATTTCATTCACTGACCTATTTCTGTTGTAGTGTCATTCTTAGGGCTTGTCAGCATCTGTGGAagaaaaaacagaaacaaaaagtcTAATCTGCCTGTTTAAAGAAGCACAAAATCATATCACAAAAGACAGATCTTAATTAAGTGGAAAATCCCTTACCTGATTCAGGGCCTCCAGCTGCTGCCTGATATTTGTTTGTTCACATTTGAAGTGTTCCATTTCCTGAATAGATTTTTATATATGACAATAACCAATGAATAACTAATGAATCTTGTTACGCAGCATTATTGTTAGGGGCAAGTAAAGATTGATTCTTAGACTACATCATAGCAAGAAATTCTAAAACATGTAATTTAAGTTTTAAAAATTGCATTACCTTGTAGACAGCAGCAAGTTGCATCACCAAAGGTTGATCCTCAAACTTCCAAATCTTAAACCCAACCTGGAAGattaagatttaaaaaaaaatgttattcatTCGGCAAACCTTTGGAAGTTTTATAGCAGTGTGCCAATCTCATTATTAGGCAGTGTTTGGAACATCCATCTGATGTAAACAACATTGGGAAGAACGTATTTAATACATAATGTATGATTTCTATATTCCAAATCTCCATCTGCTCTGCTTTTAAACATCACTCTGAGTAGTTGATACTCACAGAACTGGCATTCCCTACCGAGCACACTGTGTAGGATGATAGCATAGCAAAGAACACAGGAACAGCTAACGCAATCATCTGGGGAAAACAGTGACAAATCAATTATATAAGATAGTACTATTTCAATTATTATACATTTCTAAGATAATTTTTAGATATTGTGCTATTCCCAAATGAATGTTCTGGTAATTACATATTAATTAGAAGAGGAGCATGATCAGATAAGGTATTTCGTTTTAAATTATGCTGGCTAAATATTCTTACCTGGAAACACTGCATCTCAAAGTCAATGATGAGGGACCCTGTAGATTAGAATACCAAAGTTAGGGAAACTATAAGGGCTGTCAAATCCCTCTGTCAAATGTGTTGAATCAGCACATATCAGCGTCATGAAGCAAATGATTCATGTAATGCACCTAAAGGCTTTGAAATGGTACCAACAGTACAGGAACTGATATTTGTCTTTAAATAATATAACCCTACAAAGCACTTGAAATTTAAAAACGTGTCCCCACCTGTTAGGTCAGCATCTTGAAAATCTGTCCGCAGATAGACTTATATACCCATGTACATGGACTAATGTCACAACAGAAAAAGAGAAGTTAAGGACTTCAGTTAAACAGCATTTTACCCACTCAGTAAGTTTAGGTGTTACTTTTCACAGACAAGATGCAGACGTGTACATGAAATGGTCTTACTATCAGCAGTTTTGGATGCAGTGTGGTCAACAATGGCCCAGGGAAAAAGTTGTTGGCTATACATATTCATGAACTGCATTTTGACTTTTCATGGGTCAAAATGGGTCCTCATCGGGGTACAAAATCAGGGGTGAATTGGGCAAGAAACTTTCAGTGTTGATTATATCAAACAACCAGGACAGTTTAAACTTATTCTAATGGGTCTAATTTAAAATGGAATCAGAACAAAACAGATACTAAGTGGTAGATCAATATAATAGATCAATATAGCCAAGAATATGCTGTCCATTAAATAAAATGAACCCGATACACTGATCTGAAAGGTAAAATCAGAAATGGCTCTTCAAATGAAAAGGTTCCCTGTCAAGTAGTTTTCATCTGTTTGATTTAGGTTTTGAGGCATGTTGCTTGTGTAAGCAGCTAATGGGGCAATGCATGGGAAAACCACGTGCAAGATATGATTGGTTGGAGCCATGGGTGTGCATAATGTTTTTTCAGCATCATCAAAACTAGCAAACTAGCAGCATCATCAAAACTAAGAGTGGTGACATAGTATGCAGTATGAATCTAAAAACACTACCTGCATTTTCCATTCAATCATTTGTGGGCTAAACCTAGAATTGAAAAACAATGATACTTGAAACATTGATCGGATTAACGTGTGAAAATGTTGAATACGTAGTACTACTTCACGTTTCCTCTGTATTGAAAATGTCCAGTTTTTACATGCGTAAATGTCAGCAATGCACTGTAATAACCGAGAAAATAGGTCCTATTCTAGACTGAGAGGTGCAggcatttttacattttaaatgtaatttattttgcagatgctcttatccagagcgacttacagtagtgagtgcatacattttcctaCTTGTTTGTTCTGGTCTCCCTAGGGAATAGAACCCAccaccctggcattgcaagtgccatgctctaccaaccgaGCCACATGGGACCCAGCCACTGAGGAATAAAGAACTGGAGACTACGTCCAAGATGTCCGACCgttgatttcaacatgatctacTCATGCGATCGATGGACCGTCTATATCCAGGTTGCATTCAGTTTAGACGGCCCAACTTCACACTCAGTGCACACAGGGAGCAGCGCAAGCAGCGATAACTTCATCACGTTGTCCAAAAACATGGTAGACATTGGATGAATATAAAATGTTAATATCTTCGGCTGTTAGTGATGGGAAAAAAATAGGCCTCATCGACATTTATTTTAATAATTCAAAGGATGTTTTGTACACAAAGATGATGACTAAAGTGTCTTATTAGGAATTTTCAAATCTGACTTCTCTATTCGGCTGTCTATGGAAATTGGCTTTATGGGCCCGGCTTCAATTAAACTGCAGTACTAAAGCAAGACTGTAGGAGCAGTCCAAACTGTCCTTCTAGACCGGAACCCTGGCCCCTTGTGGCCGGTCGTCACcttttaccacagccacaaagtcataaaccctgccTATTTAGACAATTTAACTTCTTAAAACGTGATTGTaaatttaaccctaaccacactgctaaccctaactttGAATTAAGATCAAAAAGCTCATTTTTGTTATCattaatttttacaatatagctgtggctgtgctatctagtggaaacccttGGGTGCAGCTGCATAATGATGCTTGAGGGCTGTGCCAACACTGCAGTATCAAAGATACCCCAATAGGGGTAGTAGCAATACAGCTTTACTGTACATATTAAATATGCATCCTCCTTTGGTATCGTACTGTTTCATGACACTGACAAGATTAATTAACTGGCATAGCTAAAAACAAACATAAAAAATTGATAGAAATAACACATTGAGTCTGCAGTTGAACATCACTTTTTAGACTAGTGCTATTGAAGAGTTCTTTAAATTTCTCAGTTGTCCCACACAACGTTGTTGTCAGGTGGATGAGAACAAGTGTTCTCTCACAAAGAATGCTAGCTAGGCACAGTCAGCTAGGTATGTTGCAGCAAGTGTCCTTGACAGCAGACGTCTGTCACTAGTCTGTGTTGGATGCCCCCAGTCATTAACAAGACTGGCTATTCTTTGTTAGGATGCACGTCAGACGTCTTTAGCCAGGGCACAGGTGGTCTGGCTTGCCAGACTCTTAGACTAGGCCTAGGGCATTGAACAAAAGACTCTATCCCACTTTAATCTCATGGTTCTAATTCTAATCACCTATTCTGATGAATATGaaaaacacagtgccaccgacgcggcccactaccaaagactgtgggttctccttctccgtggccgacgtgagtatcacatttaaacgtgttaaccctcgcaaggctgcccgcccagacggcatccctacccgcgtcctcagagcatgcccagaccagctggctggtgtgtttacagacatattcaatctctccctatcccagtccactgtccccacatgcttcaagatggctacaattgttcctgtacccaagaaggcaaaggtaactgaactaaatgactatcgccacgtagcactcacttctgtcatcatgaagtgctttgagagactagtcaaggatcatatcacctccaccttacctgccaccctagaacCATTTCAATTTCCTTAcggccccaatagatccacagacgatgcaatcgccatcacactgccctatcccatctggacaagaggaatacctatgtaagaatactgtttacagctcagcattcaacaccatagtatcctccaagctcatcataaagctctcggagtgtggtgtgAGGAAAACCTCTCACTCAGCGtcaccaaaacaaaggagatgatcgtggacttaaggaaacagcagagggagcatccccctatccacatcgatgggacattagtggagaaggtagaaagttaagttcctcggcgtacacatcacggacaaactaacagtgtggtgaaggcgcaatagcgcctctttaacctcaggaggctgaagaaatttggcttgtcacctaaaacatacacaaacttttacagatgcacaattgatagcatcctgtcgggctgtatcaccatctGGTACGGCAACAGCACAGCTCTCCAGAGAGTGGTGGGGTCTGCACAATGCgtcaccggggacaaactacctgctctccaggacacctacagcacccgatgtcacaggaaggccaaaaagatcaaggacaacaaccacccgagccactgcctgtttaccccgctaccatccagaaggtgaggtcagtacaggtgcatcaaagctggaaccgagagactgaaaaacagcttctatcgcacggccatcagactgttaaacagccatcactagcacagaggctgctgcctacatacagacttgaaatcactggccactttaataaatggaacactagtcactttaatgtttacatttCTTGCATTACTCTTCTCATATGTCTTCTATACTAtatattgcatcttagcctatgccaCTCTGGCAATGCTGAGCcatgtatttatatattcttattccattccttagatgtgtgtattaggtatctgttatggaattgttagatattactgcactgccggaactagaagcacaagcatttcgctacactcacaataacatctgctaaccatgtgtatgtgaccaataaaatttgatgagTCATTAAATTGgcactgcaccccccccccccccccaaaaaaaatgtgtattagccagctatctaaacttgtagtaatcatggccgaattacCGACCGGGCAGGGACCCTCATTGTATAattttaacatggcataagtcacagcaaaatgtgtagaatgtcAAGAAATGAGCATGAGACTAACTGTAAAACTTTCCTTACTTGACTAGGCCACCCTCGATTCCATGCAGTCAAAGACGAGGGTGTCCCTGCAAAAGTATCCCTGCAGCTCTGACGTCAAGGCTTCCTAGCTGTTGTCAGGTAAATCACTATGCTACAGTAAGGCAAAATGAAAAACTTTGAGGATCATGCTACACATAGGATGCTGCATTATTAAAGATAGTGTCCCGTGTAAGGACTAACAGTAGCCATGGCTGTTCCAGagagcttttttttttaccattggcTGCCTGTAGAGGCCAGCTCTCCCACACTAGGCATTGGGTTAACTACAACCTGGGTCAATCACTTCAATTTAAACTAAACTCCAAGTCATCGTGGAAAATAACATGGCTGTTCTAAATAGATCTGATGGAATAGGTCAAAGAACAGAGTCAGGGTACTGACAGAAGCACATGCAGGGTGACATTCTAGATGTCTAGGGACATGTATACTGTGATGAGGGCAAGGTAGAGTTACTGAACTTGAAAGGTCATGGAGCTGGTTCCAGCCAATGGCAAGACACAATGGTTTCTGCCTAGAAACATATCGCACTGATTATCTGGGCCCCGACAAGAAACAGCCACTAACCTTGACTCATTACACATAGATTAAATAAGCCATATAGCACAAATGATTCATACCCCTTCAGAGGGTTAAGTGGAAATAATTATTTCAGGTCTATATGAAATGCCTGGAGATTGgtggctaggggttgtttctgtacAGGGTCATATTGTCGTCATCTTCAAGCCCCAGTCACCAGCACTACATTACAGAACTATTAAAACAAGCATTTCTCATTGAAATAGGTTTAATAATACTACATATTTACAATGTCAATGAaacaaatatttttatttaaaaaaactttaAATATAACTGAAGAAATAGAGTTTATTACAAAATAAAAGGGAATTGATAAAAGCGGACAGGCTGGGAGCATCTTCCCATCACATACACAACATCAAATACTCCTATGTGACTGGCCTAGCCTTAAGGGTCACAGACAATAAAAACCATGTACTTTGCCCTTTGGGACGTGTTTTAACTAGCTTCTGATGAACTTCGCCACAGGCAATAGAACACCGGTCCGTAAAAAATGAACACTGGCTTCCTATCACAAAGTACATCAGACTTACTTCAAATGAACTTGGGTTAAAAAAAAATCCGCAATGTATTGCTCTACAGCTTGAGTTCACAGGAATACAGAAAGTCACAACACTGAACAGACCAACTCATTTTTGATAGTTGAATCCTGTCCATTGAACTGGCAAGAGAAAATGTACTTGAAATTATGATATCAATATATAGACATCAGGACCAATACTCATGAAGGCGTCAAGACACATGGTAGAACAGTACGTAATATTATTTTAGAATCAAATAAAGGGACTCCATGCAATGGCACTAGTAAGTCATTAGCAGCCTTCTCATAGATTGATTACATTGTTAATAACGTACATGTTTCAAGTAAAGAAAACTTGACTGACGCAGTTAAGGCTAAGGTGGCATTTTCTGACCATCAGCGAATTAGAGCGAGGGAGGTCTAATGCCCGCCAGGACATTCAGTTATTCTACAGTACTGGTTCATCTAAGGACTTCTACCACACCTCAACATCTCATTTCCGTTTACAGTACATGAAGATCCTCTCAGA
Proteins encoded:
- the LOC129843711 gene encoding uncharacterized protein LOC129843711; translation: MQCFQMIALAVPVFFAMLSSYTVCSVGNASSVGFKIWKFEDQPLVMQLAAVYKEMEHFKCEQTNIRQQLEALNQMLTSPKNDTTTEIGSTSLVYPPNHGEEDIVRSSEEEDSTRPFDPCFRYTVLDQPWRATNTSIKNKMCDRNVKWRGWYRLFYKGNSLQMPERCVPMNKCGTHAPLWLAGPHPKRREGIVTRKVCGHWNKNCCAFKSTPIKVKKCQGNYYVYKLTKPTTCHLAYCADINTIVCGKCRKSETCVSRDNINWRCKKKPRPLKRKVHFFASYPGPISGKVNRIKYRTVLVNVGRAFNQRTGVFQAPVKGVYQFFFSTQSGKHGVKTDLWLVINGYWVAVSHTKISSPSTVGNLSTYMTFLRRGSLVYVTQDCGSSWATDSSNTITFGGSLLVQSKR